Proteins encoded in a region of the Peptococcus niger genome:
- the xerA gene encoding site-specific tyrosine recombinase/integron integrase: MKRSDLVISDLLKDYQIYLDLERGLSDKTQEAYLQDVKDFINTCAPKTPTDWSDEDIASYLQDAGRRFAPSTVARRTAALRSFFKYLSTVHPDAITVTYQWARPHRNRQLPDVLTVEEVTRLLQAPDASTMPGLRDAAILELLYATGMRVSELSALELQQILPEEQLVRVFGKGHKERLVFYGDAAKSALENYMLKGRLKQKNARKSPYVFLNNRGGPLSRQSIWKMIKRYGQQAGLPVSQHLSPHTLRHSFASHLLAGGADLRLIQELLGHADISTTQIYTHVADDAVLAQYRAAHPRG, from the coding sequence ATGAAGCGTTCAGATTTGGTCATCTCGGATTTGCTCAAAGATTATCAAATTTATTTGGATCTTGAACGGGGCTTGAGCGATAAAACACAAGAAGCCTATCTGCAGGACGTCAAAGACTTTATCAACACCTGTGCGCCTAAAACGCCGACCGACTGGTCAGATGAAGACATCGCGTCTTATCTGCAAGATGCCGGTCGGCGTTTTGCGCCGAGCACCGTTGCACGGCGTACCGCAGCCTTACGCAGTTTTTTTAAGTATTTAAGCACCGTTCACCCAGATGCAATCACCGTCACCTATCAGTGGGCGCGTCCGCATCGAAATCGACAACTGCCTGATGTGCTGACCGTTGAAGAGGTGACAAGGCTTTTACAGGCCCCTGATGCATCAACCATGCCGGGGCTGAGAGATGCGGCTATCTTAGAATTGCTTTATGCAACAGGTATGCGGGTCAGCGAGTTATCCGCTTTAGAGTTGCAACAAATTTTACCGGAAGAACAACTGGTTCGCGTTTTTGGTAAAGGACATAAAGAGCGTTTGGTCTTTTATGGAGATGCCGCAAAATCCGCCTTGGAAAATTATATGCTGAAGGGCCGTTTGAAACAAAAAAACGCGCGAAAAAGTCCTTATGTTTTTTTAAACAATAGAGGAGGCCCCTTATCGCGCCAGAGCATCTGGAAAATGATAAAGCGTTACGGCCAACAAGCCGGATTGCCGGTGAGTCAACACTTATCGCCGCATACGCTGCGTCATTCATTTGCCAGCCATCTATTGGCCGGCGGAGCTGATTTAAGGTTGATACAAGAGCTCTTGGGGCATGCCGATATTTCAACGACACAAATCTACACCCACGTTGCAGATGATGCCGTATTGGCCCAGTACAGAGCGGCACACCCGCGTGGATAA
- a CDS encoding phosphopentomutase produces MKIILMVLDSLGIGATPDAQQFGDAADVNTLATVLKHLPKNKEPVHLKELGLTELQKEHPRAGTAFTAKATEASKGKDTVVGHWEIAGLISDKAFPVFPEGFPRQMIDHIKAVSQREVLCNRPASGTEIIQDLGPTHMETGALIVYTSSDSVLQIAAHESIVPLDELYALCERLRHDFTAPDECVNRIIARPFIGPATGPFTRTANRRDYTVPAPEGHLLTALSAADVPIYAVGKISSIFPNVTFNGTFPGHNNDEAVQSTLQIAQEISHGFVFVNLVDFDMLYGHRRDPEGYAQAFLDFDEQLPAILKTLKQEDWLILTADHGCDPGAAGTDHTREKTPVVFYSPQIRHGQYLGECSTFADIAHTIANLFEVTYQGAGRSFVSRLTKTN; encoded by the coding sequence ATGAAAATTATCCTAATGGTGTTAGACAGTTTGGGCATTGGTGCCACACCGGATGCGCAGCAATTTGGCGACGCCGCCGATGTGAACACCTTGGCCACCGTTTTAAAGCACCTGCCGAAAAATAAAGAACCTGTTCATTTAAAAGAACTGGGATTAACAGAATTACAGAAAGAGCATCCGCGTGCCGGTACAGCTTTTACCGCCAAAGCCACCGAAGCTTCAAAGGGAAAGGATACGGTTGTCGGTCATTGGGAAATTGCCGGACTCATCAGTGACAAAGCCTTTCCCGTATTCCCGGAAGGATTTCCAAGGCAGATGATCGACCACATAAAAGCCGTCTCCCAACGGGAGGTCCTTTGCAACCGGCCGGCATCGGGTACAGAGATCATTCAAGACCTGGGGCCGACCCATATGGAAACGGGAGCGTTAATCGTTTATACATCATCGGACAGCGTCTTGCAAATCGCTGCTCATGAAAGCATCGTGCCCTTAGACGAATTATACGCCTTATGTGAAAGGCTCAGACATGATTTTACCGCACCGGATGAGTGTGTGAACCGCATCATTGCCCGGCCCTTTATTGGACCAGCGACTGGCCCTTTTACACGTACGGCGAACAGACGGGACTATACCGTTCCTGCCCCGGAAGGGCATTTATTAACCGCTTTATCGGCAGCTGATGTGCCTATTTATGCCGTTGGAAAAATCAGCAGTATTTTTCCAAACGTTACTTTTAATGGCACATTTCCCGGGCATAATAATGATGAAGCGGTTCAGTCAACCCTTCAAATTGCCCAAGAAATCTCCCATGGATTTGTATTTGTGAATTTAGTGGATTTTGATATGCTATACGGACACCGCAGAGACCCTGAAGGCTACGCACAGGCCTTTTTGGATTTTGACGAGCAATTACCGGCAATTTTAAAGACATTAAAGCAAGAGGACTGGCTCATATTAACGGCTGATCATGGTTGCGATCCTGGAGCTGCAGGCACAGACCACACACGGGAGAAAACACCGGTGGTTTTTTATTCCCCACAAATAAGGCATGGCCAATATCTGGGCGAATGCAGTACATTTGCTGATATTGCCCACACCATTGCCAATTTATTTGAGGTAACCTATCAAGGTGCCGGTCGGTCGTTCGTCAGTCGATTAACCAAGACTAACTAA
- a CDS encoding thymidine phosphorylase produces MLKSTQNYIADKAHGKPLTEASIDHMVSGFIQETVTPAQMSAWITACYIHGLNEEETILLTKAMAASGDVLTWPEALRNKGQYRLVDKHSTGGIGDKTTLIVIPLVASFGYPVVKLSGRALGHTGGTVDKLESIPGLRTDFNEQEIANQVAKIGLYIGSATGELAPADKKIYQLRDHLGLIDEAGLITASIISKKIASGADAFVFDVKYGQGAFMTSYDKAVILADRLQKTCEYFHKPCATILSDMNEPLGNAIGNALEVQEAVRILSGHEPESILTKLSIKLAAQMLHYADPSKEKHMDWAEKCRQALQDGSALNKFQQMVAAQGGCLEEALAEETEFSYDFYSKKAGRITGMNAKVFGQVAHNLGAGALANDPIHPAAGIVLDKHIGDTVFVGERIASLQYDIERSELLYPILDELEAGITIDESVDVNPFQIEN; encoded by the coding sequence ATGCTTAAAAGCACGCAAAATTATATTGCCGACAAGGCGCATGGAAAGCCTTTAACTGAGGCATCCATTGATCATATGGTCAGCGGTTTCATTCAGGAAACCGTTACGCCGGCACAAATGTCTGCCTGGATTACCGCTTGCTATATTCATGGCTTAAATGAAGAAGAAACGATTCTTTTAACCAAAGCCATGGCGGCCTCCGGAGACGTTTTAACATGGCCGGAGGCCCTAAGAAATAAGGGCCAATACCGCCTGGTGGATAAGCACAGCACCGGTGGCATTGGAGATAAAACCACGCTAATTGTCATTCCCTTGGTTGCCTCCTTTGGGTATCCGGTCGTAAAACTGTCAGGACGGGCCTTGGGGCATACCGGCGGCACTGTGGATAAATTAGAAAGCATTCCAGGCTTGCGCACCGATTTTAATGAGCAGGAAATCGCCAATCAGGTTGCCAAAATAGGCTTGTATATTGGCTCTGCCACGGGCGAATTGGCCCCGGCCGACAAGAAAATATATCAATTGCGCGACCACCTCGGTCTGATTGATGAGGCCGGATTGATTACTGCCAGCATTATCAGCAAAAAAATAGCATCAGGCGCCGATGCCTTTGTTTTCGATGTTAAATACGGGCAGGGGGCTTTTATGACCAGCTACGATAAGGCGGTCATTCTTGCGGACCGCTTGCAGAAAACATGCGAATATTTTCACAAGCCTTGTGCGACCATTTTATCTGATATGAATGAACCCCTTGGCAATGCCATTGGTAATGCCTTGGAAGTTCAAGAAGCCGTCCGGATTTTAAGTGGACATGAACCAGAAAGTATTTTAACAAAACTTTCGATCAAACTGGCCGCGCAAATGTTACACTATGCTGATCCCTCGAAAGAAAAGCACATGGATTGGGCTGAAAAATGTCGGCAGGCCTTGCAAGACGGTAGCGCCCTGAACAAATTTCAGCAGATGGTTGCTGCACAAGGTGGCTGTTTAGAAGAAGCCTTGGCTGAAGAAACCGAATTCAGCTATGATTTTTACAGCAAAAAAGCCGGGCGCATCACAGGCATGAATGCGAAAGTTTTTGGTCAAGTGGCCCATAACTTAGGGGCTGGCGCCTTGGCAAACGATCCAATTCATCCGGCAGCAGGCATTGTATTGGATAAGCACATTGGCGATACTGTTTTTGTTGGCGAGCGGATTGCATCATTACAGTATGATATTGAGCGTAGTGAGCTGCTTTATCCAATCCTTGACGAACTGGAAGCAGGCATAACCATTGACGAAAGCGTTGACGTTAATCCTTTTCAAATAGAAAATTAA
- a CDS encoding peptidase U32 family protein, with product MNTVELLAPAGDFEKLKFAFHYGADAVYLAGQRFGLRAFAGNFSDEELVTGIRYAHEKGKKVYVTMNAYPHNPDLEGLTSYARFLEEIQADAILVADPGVYWLIRQAGVKTPIHISTQATIVNWAGIRFWEGMEGVERVVLARELSLAEIKTIQEKTCAELEVFVHGAMCMSYSGRCLLSNYLADRDANQGACAQPCRWRYALVEEKRPGVYYPVAEDNKGSYIFNSHDLSTLAHLEDIIATGVQSLKIEGRMKSVFYLSTVVRAYRNVLDAIMEQRLTTELLTYWEGELEKVSHRPYTSGFLYGRPEDHAINPEFSEPIKPYAFCGVVLDYDPMTHLAKIEQRNKMVIGDKLQFFGKNFPEMDYSIEKMYDENMQPITEAPHAQEIIYMPVEHPLESMDILRKAQN from the coding sequence ATGAATACAGTTGAACTTTTAGCGCCTGCCGGTGACTTTGAAAAATTAAAATTTGCTTTTCACTATGGGGCAGATGCTGTTTATTTGGCCGGACAGCGTTTTGGTTTGCGCGCTTTTGCCGGTAATTTTTCTGATGAAGAACTCGTAACAGGTATCCGTTATGCCCATGAAAAAGGTAAAAAAGTTTATGTGACCATGAATGCCTATCCCCACAATCCGGATTTAGAGGGACTGACCAGCTATGCCCGTTTCTTAGAAGAAATTCAGGCAGATGCCATCCTGGTGGCTGACCCGGGGGTATATTGGCTTATCCGGCAGGCCGGGGTTAAAACGCCCATCCACATCAGCACCCAGGCCACCATTGTCAATTGGGCCGGCATCCGTTTCTGGGAAGGAATGGAGGGGGTAGAGCGGGTTGTTTTGGCGCGGGAGTTATCTCTGGCAGAAATAAAAACGATCCAGGAAAAAACATGCGCTGAATTAGAAGTCTTTGTCCATGGCGCCATGTGTATGTCTTATTCCGGCCGCTGCCTTCTCAGCAATTATTTAGCTGACCGTGATGCCAATCAAGGCGCATGTGCACAACCGTGCCGCTGGCGCTATGCATTGGTTGAAGAGAAACGGCCAGGCGTCTATTATCCGGTGGCTGAGGACAATAAGGGAAGCTATATTTTTAACTCTCATGATTTATCCACCTTGGCCCATTTGGAGGACATCATTGCCACCGGGGTTCAATCGTTAAAAATAGAAGGGCGGATGAAAAGCGTCTTTTATCTGTCAACGGTTGTAAGAGCCTATCGAAATGTCTTAGATGCTATTATGGAGCAGCGTTTAACGACCGAGTTGTTAACCTATTGGGAGGGCGAACTTGAAAAAGTCAGCCATCGGCCCTATACGTCCGGCTTTCTTTACGGCCGTCCTGAGGACCATGCTATAAACCCCGAATTTTCTGAGCCAATCAAGCCCTATGCCTTTTGTGGCGTGGTCTTAGACTATGACCCAATGACCCACTTGGCTAAAATAGAGCAACGCAACAAGATGGTTATTGGCGATAAATTACAATTTTTTGGCAAAAATTTTCCCGAAATGGATTATAGCATTGAAAAAATGTACGATGAAAATATGCAGCCGATTACAGAAGCACCACATGCGCAAGAAATCATTTACATGCCTGTTGAGCACCCCTTAGAGTCTATGGATATCTTGCGCAAAGCTCAAAATTAA
- a CDS encoding O-methyltransferase yields MTDTIEQAYPNQSAYLEALFPEYQQIQQMRTYAQDHHIPVITPEIASALRLIAQLTQPKKILELGTAIGVSTATFAEALPNTLIVSVELNDQRFRLANQFLQPWLLKERVVLLQEDIRSANFWTHPQLTEDSYDLIFVDAAKGQYLFLLEKLWARLSVGGVMIFDDVLQHGWVATLNYPNHRQKTAVMRLRQFMRHVTQNKNAHILPIDDGLLVLVKEGKESDE; encoded by the coding sequence ATGACTGATACCATTGAACAAGCTTATCCAAACCAAAGCGCCTATTTAGAGGCGCTTTTTCCTGAATATCAACAAATACAGCAAATGCGCACCTATGCTCAGGACCATCACATTCCTGTCATTACACCGGAAATTGCTTCAGCTTTGCGGTTAATCGCCCAATTGACCCAGCCGAAAAAAATTTTAGAGCTGGGAACGGCCATCGGTGTGTCAACGGCTACTTTTGCTGAAGCACTGCCGAATACCTTGATTGTCTCTGTTGAACTAAACGATCAGCGCTTTCGATTGGCCAATCAATTTTTACAGCCTTGGCTTCTAAAAGAGCGAGTCGTATTGCTTCAAGAGGATATCCGAAGCGCTAACTTTTGGACCCATCCGCAGTTGACAGAGGACAGTTATGACCTGATATTTGTAGATGCGGCAAAAGGCCAGTACCTATTTTTGCTGGAAAAATTGTGGGCACGATTATCTGTAGGTGGGGTTATGATTTTTGACGATGTGCTTCAGCACGGTTGGGTAGCCACCTTGAACTATCCAAACCATCGTCAAAAAACAGCCGTCATGCGGCTGCGGCAATTTATGCGCCACGTGACGCAAAATAAAAATGCCCACATCTTACCGATTGATGACGGACTGCTGGTTTTGGTAAAAGAGGGAAAGGAATCAGATGAATGA
- the mltG gene encoding endolytic transglycosylase MltG, protein MASSRKNHKSTRRIRWYAILPALILICVIGFVFYNHLDGNVSGDEIANLEETERVDFVVDPSDNLETIAMRLEHEGLIKNNANFIAYVKAHCNNAKARPGTYRLSAAMPLKRISMIVMRPKGAARVITIPQGVTLSDIATLFEKKEICSKKEFWKTVRNGAFEGYPFLVSPGQDDTRLEGYLFPGTYEYEDNMDSESIMELMLDNFSAHFDKIPKRTNKLNDRETVILASMLEREARSDGEKPAIASVYVNRLKKNMPLQCDATIVYAMGAPGRSLNYADYELKSPYNTYQHKGFPPSPICNPSMTSLVAAANPAKTNYYFYLFNTQTHNAHVFASTYEEHLKNRKIYGYD, encoded by the coding sequence ATGGCATCATCCCGAAAAAATCATAAAAGTACCCGCCGAATTCGTTGGTATGCTATTTTGCCGGCTTTGATCCTCATTTGTGTGATCGGGTTTGTATTTTACAATCATCTTGATGGTAACGTATCCGGTGACGAAATTGCCAATTTGGAAGAAACTGAACGCGTTGATTTTGTTGTAGACCCAAGCGATAATCTTGAAACCATTGCTATGCGTCTGGAACATGAAGGCTTAATCAAAAATAATGCCAACTTTATCGCTTATGTTAAGGCTCATTGCAACAATGCAAAAGCTCGCCCGGGAACCTATCGTCTTAGTGCCGCTATGCCACTCAAGCGCATCAGTATGATTGTTATGCGGCCAAAAGGTGCTGCTCGTGTCATCACCATCCCACAAGGGGTAACCCTGAGTGACATTGCTACCTTGTTTGAAAAAAAAGAAATTTGTAGTAAAAAGGAATTTTGGAAAACAGTACGAAACGGCGCTTTTGAAGGGTATCCTTTTCTTGTATCCCCCGGTCAGGATGATACCCGATTGGAAGGTTACTTATTTCCCGGCACTTATGAATATGAAGATAATATGGATTCGGAAAGCATTATGGAGCTGATGCTGGATAATTTTTCCGCTCACTTTGATAAAATTCCAAAGCGAACAAATAAATTAAACGATCGCGAAACCGTTATTCTAGCCTCTATGCTGGAACGTGAAGCGCGTAGCGACGGTGAAAAGCCCGCGATTGCTTCTGTATACGTTAATCGCTTAAAGAAAAACATGCCCTTACAGTGTGATGCCACCATTGTATATGCCATGGGCGCACCGGGCAGGTCTTTGAATTATGCTGATTATGAGTTGAAGTCGCCTTATAATACTTATCAGCACAAGGGATTTCCGCCATCGCCCATCTGCAATCCAAGCATGACTTCCTTGGTCGCTGCGGCAAACCCTGCAAAGACAAATTATTACTTTTACCTTTTTAACACTCAAACACACAATGCTCACGTTTTTGCAAGCACCTATGAAGAACACCTTAAAAATAGAAAGATATACGGTTATGACTGA
- the pgsA gene encoding CDP-diacylglycerol--glycerol-3-phosphate 3-phosphatidyltransferase — MNLPNMLTTARMAMIPIYLIAQMIGSGRSAIFAAVIFLLASCTDFLDGYLARKNNLVTNYGKIMDPLADKLLVLTALIALCVQNKVAIWVVIIILARELGITSLRAVASSEGIVIAAGPWGKFKTVTQMVAIFLLILEWPFGTALIYIAVLLTIVSAVDYLVKFSRKISWQ, encoded by the coding sequence ATGAACTTGCCTAATATGTTGACCACCGCCCGCATGGCGATGATTCCAATATATTTAATTGCACAAATGATTGGCTCAGGAAGGTCCGCCATTTTTGCCGCCGTCATATTTCTGCTTGCCTCATGTACAGATTTTTTAGATGGCTATTTGGCACGAAAAAATAACCTGGTGACCAATTATGGTAAAATCATGGATCCACTGGCGGATAAATTATTGGTGCTGACCGCTTTAATTGCCCTGTGTGTACAAAATAAGGTGGCTATTTGGGTGGTCATTATCATACTGGCCAGAGAATTAGGTATTACCAGTTTGCGTGCGGTTGCTTCTTCAGAGGGCATTGTCATTGCGGCCGGTCCCTGGGGAAAATTTAAAACAGTGACCCAAATGGTGGCCATTTTTCTGCTTATTTTAGAATGGCCTTTTGGTACGGCCTTGATTTACATCGCCGTTCTTTTAACGATCGTATCAGCGGTAGATTATCTGGTGAAGTTCAGTCGAAAGATCTCCTGGCAATAA
- the rimO gene encoding 30S ribosomal protein S12 methylthiotransferase RimO, which translates to MKKIYIETLGCAKNTVYSEVMAGLLSSGTFELTDLPHEAEVIIVNTCGFITAAKEESINTLLAYADYKESGKLELLIALGCLVQKYADELKSAMPEVDLFLGTTGYDHIVEIIQEYYGHSTDPIQVDTYWRLPGTEDYAGRLVSTPDYYAYLSIAEGCNNRCSYCAIPDMQGPYRSRASEDIIAEAKKLAAEGIRELIVIAQDTTYYGIDLTGKPQLANLLHELCQVPGLDWIRVLYAYPDHITDDLIHCFKTEEKICHYIDIPLQHIDDAILASMRRHITRAEIENILARFRQAVPDMVFRSTFITGYPGESDEQFDQLLQFLRKAKLDRVGVFPYSQEDHTPAGQMTNQVPEDVREERAERLMEEQFQIMQDKHRAAEGEVREAVIEEISPDIPGLYLARSYAEAPEIDPFILLKAAPGALQVGDVVQVRLTGVDEYDLVGELIIDELA; encoded by the coding sequence GTGAAGAAGATTTACATCGAAACCCTGGGTTGCGCCAAAAATACTGTATATAGTGAAGTGATGGCAGGTTTATTGTCTTCCGGCACTTTTGAATTGACGGACCTACCGCACGAAGCGGAAGTCATCATCGTCAATACCTGTGGCTTTATAACAGCGGCAAAAGAAGAATCCATTAATACATTGTTGGCATATGCCGACTATAAAGAAAGTGGCAAACTCGAGCTTTTAATTGCCTTGGGCTGCCTGGTACAAAAATATGCAGATGAGCTAAAATCGGCCATGCCGGAAGTCGATTTGTTTTTAGGGACGACCGGTTATGATCATATTGTGGAAATTATCCAAGAGTATTACGGCCACTCAACAGACCCCATCCAGGTTGATACTTACTGGCGTTTACCGGGAACAGAGGACTATGCCGGCAGGCTGGTTAGCACACCAGATTATTATGCCTACTTGTCGATTGCAGAAGGCTGTAACAACCGCTGCTCTTATTGCGCCATCCCTGATATGCAGGGCCCTTATCGGTCAAGAGCTTCGGAAGATATTATTGCTGAAGCAAAAAAATTAGCGGCAGAAGGCATCCGTGAGCTGATTGTTATTGCCCAAGATACCACCTACTATGGCATTGATTTAACCGGAAAACCTCAACTGGCCAACCTCTTGCATGAGCTGTGTCAAGTCCCGGGCCTTGACTGGATAAGGGTTTTATACGCCTACCCAGACCACATTACGGATGACTTAATCCATTGCTTTAAAACGGAAGAAAAAATATGCCATTATATCGACATTCCTTTACAGCACATAGATGATGCTATTTTAGCCTCCATGCGGCGACATATTACACGGGCAGAAATTGAAAATATTTTAGCCCGTTTTCGTCAAGCCGTTCCGGACATGGTTTTCCGGAGCACCTTTATCACCGGTTATCCGGGCGAAAGTGATGAGCAGTTTGACCAATTGCTGCAGTTTTTGCGAAAGGCCAAGCTAGACCGTGTCGGTGTTTTTCCTTATTCGCAGGAAGATCATACGCCTGCTGGCCAAATGACCAATCAGGTGCCGGAAGATGTTCGTGAAGAACGAGCTGAAAGGTTGATGGAAGAACAATTTCAAATTATGCAAGATAAACATCGGGCAGCTGAAGGCGAGGTTAGAGAAGCGGTTATTGAAGAAATTAGCCCTGATATTCCCGGGCTCTACCTGGCACGGAGTTATGCGGAAGCGCCGGAAATTGATCCCTTTATTTTGCTCAAGGCAGCGCCTGGTGCCCTTCAAGTAGGGGATGTTGTTCAAGTCCGTTTAACGGGTGTTGATGAATACGATCTTGTCGGGGAGTTGATAATTGATGAACTTGCCTAA
- a CDS encoding FtsK/SpoIIIE family DNA translocase: protein MTRKKTLDRSNIVLRVLSGLVLIVLAGYMIWILARGAGVHPSNLGEELGVLGAFFYRVIHSLAGSGGWLVPILVGAAGVHLSIPRFSPNRRQVIAFIGIAVLFLGMKHLNIEPEKSFAYGRDGIGGGLIGALVSFLFVKLFGATGTRFIMLAGMVLFLYYGSNGKLLVWLALLAQNARPALARFVQQFKHFVFVDDQSGLPEKKDEGLFAKMRQRLPKREHASQIDKAGDVKALPKKASAKKKITINNNPENDQTIFISNLKEFEEELREEETRQKVQSYVESGLADAVASQAHSPQQIYHLPSVDLLEDIPKKGLDINQDEIDSNAKILVDTLANFGVNGSINAVSVGPTITEYEFQPAAGVKVSKILNLSDDLALNLATTGIRIQAPIPGKPAVGIEVPNKRARVVRIKELIAGQAFQAAESPLSVVLGKDISGQSIITDLSKMPHLLIAGSTGSGKSVCLNALIMSLLYKAKPYEVKLLMIDPKMVELGNYNGIPHLLAPVVTDPKKAAATLRWAVKEMESRYEKFAASGAKDIRRYNEKCLERQAKGEFSAETETLPNIVIIIDELADLMMVAPADVEDAICRLAQMARAAGMHLVIATQRPSVDVITGIIKANIPSRIAFAVSSQVDSRTILDMGGAEKLLGRGDMLFYPAGMAKPKRVQGVFVTDDEIDAVVDAVKAEAKPDYNEDVMAAENIAAEMKNQTDSDEAAYDDLIGEACRLFIENGQASISMLQRHFRIGYTRAARIIDQLEELGYVGPYEGSKPRQIKMTMEEYDRQFGNQQK, encoded by the coding sequence GTGACAAGAAAAAAAACGCTTGATCGATCAAATATTGTCTTGCGCGTTTTAAGCGGTCTAGTGCTAATTGTTTTAGCTGGATATATGATTTGGATTTTAGCGCGAGGGGCCGGTGTTCATCCCTCTAATTTAGGGGAAGAGTTGGGCGTTCTCGGTGCATTCTTTTATCGTGTGATTCATTCGTTGGCCGGTTCTGGCGGATGGCTTGTTCCTATTTTAGTCGGTGCTGCCGGCGTTCATTTGAGCATTCCGAGATTTTCGCCGAACCGCCGTCAAGTGATTGCTTTTATCGGCATTGCGGTCCTGTTTTTAGGCATGAAACACTTAAACATTGAACCGGAAAAAAGTTTTGCCTATGGAAGAGATGGCATTGGCGGTGGGTTGATTGGCGCGCTTGTGTCATTTTTGTTCGTCAAGTTATTTGGGGCAACAGGTACCCGCTTTATCATGCTGGCAGGTATGGTTTTGTTTTTATATTACGGCTCTAATGGTAAATTGTTGGTTTGGTTGGCATTATTGGCGCAAAATGCCCGCCCTGCTCTGGCGCGATTTGTTCAACAGTTTAAGCATTTCGTGTTTGTGGACGATCAGTCTGGTCTGCCAGAGAAGAAGGATGAGGGTTTATTCGCCAAAATGCGTCAGCGCCTGCCCAAGCGAGAACATGCATCACAAATTGATAAAGCAGGTGATGTCAAGGCTCTGCCCAAAAAGGCTTCTGCAAAGAAAAAAATTACCATTAATAATAATCCTGAAAATGACCAAACAATTTTTATCAGCAATTTAAAAGAGTTTGAAGAAGAACTGAGGGAAGAGGAAACACGCCAAAAAGTTCAATCCTATGTTGAGAGCGGCTTAGCGGATGCTGTGGCCTCTCAGGCGCATTCGCCACAGCAAATATACCATTTGCCATCTGTTGATTTATTGGAGGATATCCCTAAAAAAGGCTTGGATATCAATCAAGATGAAATTGACAGCAATGCAAAAATTTTAGTGGATACTTTAGCGAATTTTGGTGTTAATGGAAGCATTAACGCAGTCAGTGTGGGGCCAACCATCACTGAATATGAATTTCAGCCGGCAGCCGGTGTTAAGGTCAGTAAAATCCTCAACTTGTCCGATGATTTGGCTTTAAACTTGGCAACAACCGGCATCCGTATCCAGGCGCCCATTCCGGGCAAGCCTGCCGTTGGCATTGAAGTGCCGAATAAAAGGGCGCGGGTTGTCCGGATCAAAGAACTGATTGCCGGGCAGGCTTTTCAGGCCGCTGAGAGCCCTTTGAGCGTTGTTTTAGGTAAAGACATTAGCGGGCAATCCATCATTACAGATTTATCAAAAATGCCCCACCTGCTGATCGCTGGTTCTACCGGATCCGGGAAAAGCGTTTGCTTAAACGCTTTGATTATGAGCCTCTTGTATAAAGCAAAACCGTATGAAGTAAAGCTGTTGATGATCGACCCTAAAATGGTTGAACTGGGCAACTACAACGGTATTCCCCATTTGCTGGCACCGGTCGTAACCGATCCTAAAAAAGCGGCTGCAACCTTACGGTGGGCTGTCAAAGAAATGGAAAGCCGCTATGAAAAATTTGCTGCCAGCGGAGCAAAAGATATCCGCCGGTACAATGAAAAATGTTTGGAACGTCAAGCCAAGGGTGAGTTTTCAGCGGAAACAGAAACTTTACCGAACATCGTTATTATCATTGATGAGTTGGCCGATTTAATGATGGTGGCACCGGCTGATGTGGAAGATGCCATCTGTCGATTGGCTCAAATGGCGCGTGCCGCCGGTATGCACCTGGTGATTGCGACGCAACGGCCCTCTGTTGATGTCATTACCGGGATTATTAAGGCAAATATTCCATCTCGTATTGCCTTTGCCGTATCCTCCCAGGTGGATTCACGGACCATCTTAGACATGGGTGGGGCTGAAAAATTATTAGGCCGCGGGGACATGCTCTTTTATCCGGCAGGCATGGCCAAACCAAAACGTGTTCAGGGCGTTTTCGTAACAGATGATGAAATTGATGCTGTCGTTGATGCCGTTAAAGCGGAAGCCAAACCGGATTACAATGAAGATGTGATGGCGGCTGAAAATATCGCAGCAGAAATGAAAAATCAGACGGACAGCGATGAAGCGGCATACGATGATTTGATTGGAGAGGCTTGCCGGCTCTTTATTGAAAATGGTCAAGCCAGCATCTCCATGCTGCAACGTCATTTCCGCATTGGCTATACACGTGCTGCGCGGATTATTGATCAACTGGAAGAATTGGGCTATGTGGGTCCTTATGAAGGCAGCAAACCGAGGCAAATCAAGATGACTATGGAGGAGTATGATCGCCAATTTGGCAATCAACAAAAATAA